Proteins found in one Opitutaceae bacterium genomic segment:
- the recF gene encoding DNA replication and repair protein RecF (All proteins in this family for which functions are known are DNA-binding proteins that assist the filamentation of RecA onto DNA for the initiation of recombination or recombinational repair.), translating to MQLIRITVQDFRNLSWVDLEILGQRLFLVGKNGQGKTNLLEAMALAGALRSFRTSDARDLIAHGRPQANLAWEWRSESGQQKVVATFRPGSKELTVDGEKIPRVGDYLGRFSTVVFSSQDLQLIRGGPALRRRWIDSLLATAHPEYLRNLQRYTRALEARNRLLRDAAKDAELAAFEREMAGEAAELVVCRRKASVPLSLLVKDAATAVAEPGESTAFSLRIEDGADRQDYWLSTWEETREKDRILKSTTAGPHRDDVKLQINGHSARDYGSEGQQRTLVLAMRLAEARYLRDITGRRPLVLADDVLGELDSGRRHRFWLALGEEHQVVATGTELPTDAGQPWQIVEIEAGKLINR from the coding sequence ATGCAGCTGATTCGAATCACAGTTCAGGATTTCAGGAATCTCTCGTGGGTTGACCTCGAAATCCTGGGCCAACGCCTTTTCCTTGTTGGCAAGAATGGACAGGGCAAAACCAACTTGCTCGAAGCGATGGCGCTGGCCGGTGCGCTCCGCTCCTTTCGAACCAGTGATGCTCGAGATTTGATCGCGCACGGTCGCCCGCAGGCAAATCTCGCGTGGGAGTGGCGATCGGAGAGCGGGCAGCAAAAAGTGGTCGCCACCTTTCGTCCTGGATCCAAGGAATTGACGGTGGATGGGGAGAAGATCCCCCGCGTGGGCGACTACCTGGGGCGCTTTTCAACTGTGGTGTTCTCCTCGCAGGATCTCCAATTGATCCGGGGCGGGCCGGCCTTGAGGCGGAGGTGGATCGACTCGCTCCTTGCCACCGCCCATCCGGAGTACCTGAGGAACCTGCAACGCTACACACGCGCACTCGAAGCGAGGAACCGGCTCCTGAGAGATGCCGCGAAGGACGCCGAACTGGCCGCCTTTGAGCGCGAAATGGCGGGGGAGGCAGCGGAGTTGGTTGTGTGTCGCAGGAAAGCGAGCGTGCCGCTCTCCCTCCTTGTGAAGGACGCCGCCACCGCAGTGGCGGAGCCCGGTGAGAGCACGGCGTTCTCCCTGCGAATCGAGGACGGCGCCGACCGGCAGGATTACTGGCTGTCGACGTGGGAAGAGACCCGCGAGAAGGATCGTATCCTAAAATCAACTACAGCAGGTCCGCATCGGGATGACGTCAAGCTGCAGATCAACGGACACTCGGCCCGCGACTATGGGTCGGAAGGCCAGCAGCGCACGTTGGTGCTCGCCATGAGGCTCGCAGAGGCTCGTTACCTCCGGGACATCACGGGGCGGCGACCGCTTGTGCTCGCGGATGATGTTCTCGGTGAGCTCGACTCTGGACGGCGCCACCGGTTCTGGCTTGCCCTGGGCGAGGAGCATCAGGTGGTCGCCACGGGAACCGAGCTCCCCACGGACGCCGGACAACCGTGGCAAATCGTGGAGATCGAGGCGGGAAAACTAATTAACAGGTGA
- a CDS encoding choice-of-anchor A family protein: MKSLSYLAGLGLLSLPPFAFSQANSALFTYSQLMGNWNAIVHDDLLFNGSHSQSGLAVGDTATFTNASDINQNNVFGSPYALRIYGQLTLSGSETKSLNGGATVVRNNSVNVGLKDFALNGGAQRVLTFGSNANSLPRITFNGNNGAPPPASFLASTDDFFTSRHTSFSSVSQTFDLITGMVPVKNGNRLTFTAPANGNVSVFDWNVGTTGAISEVQLNVPANSFLVVNVFNAGNAWAPSFNFLGANPTMASRVLWNILDGTNLTTNRHWYGSILAPDSSLVMGENLDGQIFAEDLTFNSRELHFVKVSAIPEPSAFALLAGVGVLGVVGAKRSRKARSAAKSPVTV; encoded by the coding sequence ATGAAGAGCCTTTCTTATCTTGCGGGTCTGGGATTGCTCTCTCTTCCCCCTTTTGCTTTCAGCCAGGCCAACTCGGCCTTGTTCACCTACTCCCAATTGATGGGAAACTGGAATGCGATCGTTCACGATGACCTCTTGTTCAATGGCAGCCATTCACAGAGCGGCTTGGCCGTGGGTGATACTGCAACGTTCACAAATGCATCGGACATCAATCAGAACAATGTGTTTGGCAGCCCGTACGCGCTACGGATCTACGGTCAGTTAACCCTATCCGGCTCCGAGACCAAATCGCTAAACGGTGGTGCAACGGTTGTTCGAAACAACTCCGTCAATGTCGGCCTAAAGGACTTTGCGCTTAATGGAGGGGCCCAGCGGGTGCTCACGTTTGGATCTAACGCCAATTCACTGCCGCGCATCACGTTCAACGGAAACAACGGTGCGCCCCCTCCGGCATCATTTCTTGCCTCAACGGATGACTTCTTCACGTCGAGGCACACGTCGTTTTCAAGCGTTTCCCAGACGTTCGATCTGATTACCGGAATGGTCCCTGTCAAGAACGGCAATCGCCTGACTTTCACTGCGCCGGCGAACGGAAACGTCTCTGTGTTTGATTGGAACGTCGGAACGACGGGAGCAATTTCAGAGGTTCAGCTGAACGTGCCTGCAAACTCGTTCCTGGTAGTCAATGTATTCAATGCAGGGAACGCATGGGCGCCGTCATTCAACTTCCTTGGCGCAAATCCGACGATGGCCAGCCGAGTCCTCTGGAACATCTTGGACGGAACTAATCTGACTACCAACCGCCATTGGTATGGCTCGATTCTGGCTCCGGACTCCAGCCTGGTCATGGGGGAGAATCTGGACGGGCAAATCTTCGCTGAGGATCTGACTTTCAATTCTCGGGAGCTGCATTTTGTGAAGGTGAGCGCGATTCCGGAACCAAGTGCGTTTGCTCTGCTCGCTGGTGTGGGTGTATTGGGCGTGGTGGGCGCGAAACGATCCAGGAAAGCGCGGAGCGCGGCCAAAAGTCCGGTAACGGTCTGA
- a CDS encoding sulfite exporter TauE/SafE family protein, translating to MVLDPLQWAVAALVAFLIGLSKTGVSGIGLLAAVLMAVVIPSTRQVSGLVLPFLILGDVIAVVYYRRHAQWPSLWRLFPWTALGVLLGWWAMGRMDDKLAAHVIGGIVCLLVGIQVWRMRGNSDVAAEIPTLAAAAIGVLAGFTTLIANAAGPLMAIYLLAMRLPKLEFVGTGAVFFMILNWFKVPFSINLGLITFESLAFNLKLSLFVVAGALAGPWVLERISQRMFERLALVLSFATGLRLLWG from the coding sequence ATGGTACTCGACCCGCTTCAATGGGCAGTGGCAGCACTCGTGGCGTTTCTAATCGGCCTCTCGAAGACAGGGGTCAGCGGCATCGGTCTGCTCGCCGCCGTGCTCATGGCGGTGGTGATTCCCTCCACCCGACAGGTCAGCGGCTTGGTCCTGCCGTTTCTGATCCTGGGCGATGTGATTGCGGTGGTCTACTACCGGCGCCACGCCCAATGGCCTTCCCTCTGGCGCCTGTTTCCGTGGACGGCACTTGGCGTTCTGTTGGGGTGGTGGGCGATGGGGAGAATGGATGACAAACTGGCAGCCCATGTGATTGGCGGCATCGTGTGTCTACTTGTCGGGATCCAAGTCTGGCGCATGCGTGGAAATAGCGACGTCGCAGCCGAAATTCCAACCCTTGCTGCCGCTGCCATCGGGGTGCTGGCTGGGTTCACGACATTGATCGCGAACGCAGCGGGCCCGCTGATGGCGATCTATCTGTTGGCCATGCGACTGCCGAAACTCGAGTTCGTCGGCACCGGAGCCGTCTTCTTCATGATTTTGAATTGGTTCAAGGTCCCGTTCAGCATCAACCTCGGGTTGATCACGTTCGAGTCGCTCGCATTCAACCTGAAGTTGTCGCTCTTCGTGGTGGCCGGTGCCCTGGCGGGCCCTTGGGTCTTGGAACGGATCTCGCAACGGATGTTTGAGCGCCTGGCCCTGGTGCTGAGTTTCGCCACAGGTCTGCGCCTTTTGTGGGGATGA